One part of the Anopheles coustani chromosome 2, idAnoCousDA_361_x.2, whole genome shotgun sequence genome encodes these proteins:
- the LOC131264039 gene encoding uncharacterized protein LOC131264039 gives MLLPDQTYEQANLRQERLRVRSSTAFDDDDHGEDRGFQRLLELRGLDVKRLQAEQEVSSDRVLANNEMKFGGSGEDGSGSSGVGSSTDGPRNGKHQEVLDVRLPMSMTNGGKHVVDFDGDSLWSGGRVHHNGRVDAGSHTMDVRSRSRSSQRAPPTCVYAEPKQSRSDQTDRGIGLGSTSSVGSSGLSYSSDSCDEEDNRFGPEDVSRKASSLQKKRINPDRREGSLSPPKVPDGESWAPDHGERDDYDKTSDFFNNIPEFHGEALGPFSLADKRTEPDWGSIRTNVDILRACELFLMRHRMRPDFFCKYTKAMNPSASAPASFPLSRSRTPIDDPRKPKSVSPPMQRPASRAHGSASFSRTSMTLAAEGRSPPGDRGPGPIYSVPNRAGKKRRPNAAIVSV, from the exons ATGTTGCTGCCGGACCAAACGTACGAGCAGGCGAACTTACGCCAGGAGCGTCTGCGCGTACGATCATCGACGGcgttcgacgacgacgaccatgGAGAGGACCGTGGCTTCCAGCGGTTGCTCGAACTGCGGGGGCTCGACGTGAAGCGGCTTCAGGCTGAGCAGGAGGTATCGTCGGACCGTGTGCTGGCGAATAATGAGATGAAATTCGGTGGCTCCGGAGAGGATGGAAGTGGGAGCAGTGGAGTCGGCAGCTCGACCGACGGTCCAAGAAATGGCAAGCACCAGGAGGTACTCGATGTTCGGCTGCCGATGTCGATGACAAATGGCGGCAAGCACGTGGTGGACTTCGACGGAGACAGTCTGTGGAGTGGTGGAAGGGTCCATCACAATGGTCGCGTTGACGCGGGCAGTCACACGATGGACGTTAGAAGTCGTTCGAGGAGTAGCCAGAGGGCGCCACCGACTTGTGTCTACGCTGAGCCGAAGCAAAGCCGTTCCGATCAGACCGATCGAGGTATCGGACTTGGATCGACAAGTTCAGTAGGAAGCAGCGGACTCAGTTACTCCAGCGATTCTTGCGATGAGGAGGACAATCGATTCGGTCCAGAAGATGTGTCTAGGAAGGCATCATCGCTACAAAAAAAACGGATCAACCCTGACCGAAGGGAGGGATCTCTATCTCCACCGAAAGTTCCTGATGGAGAAAGCTGGGCTCCGGATCATGGCGAGCGCGACGACTACGACAAGACGTCGGActtcttcaacaacattccagAATTCCATGGCGAAGCCCTCGGACCTTTTAGTCTGGCGGATAAAAGAACCGAACCAGACTGGGGCAGCATACGGACGAACGTGGACATCCTACGCGCCTGCGAGCTCTTCCTGATGCGACACCGGATGCGACCGGACTTTTTCTGCAAGTACACCAAGGCTATGAA TCCCTCAGCATCGGCACCAGCATCATTCCCGCTGTCCCGTTCCCGAACTCCAATCGACGATCCTCGGAAGCCAAAGAGTGTGTCCCCGCCAATGCAGCGGCCGGCGTCACGGGCGCACGGTTCGGCGAGCTTTTCCCGCACTTCGATGACCCTGGCTGCCGAAGGGCGAAGTCCACCCGGTGACCGTGGTCCAGGTCCGATCTACAGCGTGCCAAATCGTGCCGGCAAAAAACGCCGCCCTAATGCCG